The Lysobacter sp. HDW10 genome window below encodes:
- the folE gene encoding GTP cyclohydrolase I FolE: MNEDDDIRNNVSRADAEAAVRTLLKWSGDNPEREGLLDTPKRVVKAYSDWFSGYAVDPDEYLARTFEEVCGYDEMIILRDIEYESHCEHHMAPIIGRVHVGYLPNGRVVGISKLARVVDAYARRFQVQEKMTAQIANCIQRALQPQGVAVVVEGAHECMTTRGVHKRGVSMLTSSMLGTFRDDARTRNEFLRFIETSRR; the protein is encoded by the coding sequence ATGAACGAAGACGATGACATCCGCAACAACGTTTCTCGCGCCGACGCTGAGGCCGCAGTTCGCACCTTACTGAAGTGGTCCGGCGACAATCCCGAACGCGAAGGCTTGCTGGATACGCCGAAGCGCGTCGTCAAGGCGTATAGCGATTGGTTCAGCGGTTATGCCGTGGATCCAGACGAATACCTCGCGCGCACCTTCGAAGAAGTCTGCGGCTATGACGAGATGATCATCCTGCGTGACATCGAATATGAAAGCCATTGCGAGCACCACATGGCGCCCATCATTGGTCGCGTGCATGTGGGCTACTTACCGAATGGCCGAGTGGTCGGTATCAGTAAATTGGCCCGTGTCGTTGATGCATATGCCCGTCGGTTCCAGGTGCAAGAAAAAATGACCGCGCAAATTGCCAACTGCATTCAACGCGCGCTGCAACCCCAAGGTGTCGCCGTGGTGGTGGAGGGCGCGCACGAATGCATGACCACGCGCGGCGTGCACAAGCGCGGCGTCAGCATGCTGACTTCGAGCATGCTGGGGACCTTCCGTGACGACGCGCGCACCCGCAACGAGTTCCTGCGTTTCATTGAGACCAGCCGCCGCTGA
- a CDS encoding ATP-binding cassette domain-containing protein produces the protein MPTSRSPAIAVDVSALQLVRDGHVVLDGVEIQVPTGSVTAVLGPSGSGKSTLLAALMGELAPAKGAVKVFGETVPAGKTRALLTLRKQMGVLLQGNGLLSDLTAAENVALPIQTHTALPKAVIERLVELKLHAVGLRGLKDAFPRELSGGQARRVALARALALDPPLMIYDEPLTGLDPIAAGVITELMGRLNKTLGLTSVIVTHHVHETLPICDHAVVIANGQVVFQGTPSELNASRDPWVRQFLDGAADGPIAFDAQPRTYA, from the coding sequence GTGCCCACTTCTCGCTCCCCCGCCATCGCCGTCGATGTCAGCGCGCTCCAACTGGTGCGCGACGGACACGTTGTGCTCGATGGCGTCGAGATACAGGTACCGACAGGCAGCGTCACCGCTGTGCTCGGTCCGTCAGGCAGTGGTAAATCGACCTTGCTCGCCGCTTTGATGGGCGAACTCGCACCGGCGAAGGGCGCAGTCAAGGTCTTTGGCGAAACGGTCCCCGCGGGCAAGACGCGTGCGCTGTTGACCCTGCGTAAGCAAATGGGTGTGCTCTTGCAAGGCAATGGTCTGTTGTCAGACCTGACCGCTGCAGAGAATGTGGCATTGCCGATTCAAACGCATACCGCGCTGCCCAAGGCTGTGATCGAACGCTTGGTTGAACTCAAATTGCATGCCGTCGGATTGCGCGGTTTGAAAGACGCGTTTCCGCGCGAGCTATCGGGTGGTCAAGCGCGACGTGTCGCCCTGGCGCGCGCGTTGGCTTTGGATCCCCCATTGATGATCTACGACGAACCCTTGACCGGGCTCGACCCGATCGCCGCAGGCGTCATTACAGAGTTGATGGGTCGTTTGAACAAGACGCTTGGCCTCACCAGTGTGATCGTCACGCACCATGTGCACGAAACGCTGCCGATCTGTGACCACGCGGTGGTCATTGCCAATGGTCAAGTGGTGTTCCAAGGCACGCCGAGCGAATTAAATGCCAGTCGCGATCCTTGGGTCCGCCAGTTCCTGGATGGTGCGGCCGACGGCCCGATCGCGTTCGACGCACAACCGAGGACTTACGCATGA
- the rmuC gene encoding DNA recombination protein RmuC, whose amino-acid sequence MSNEILLLWLLLAAVLVAVGCLIVLLLRKPDAGLSALQNQLESALREQQREGRAELRDSLEALGRGQTQHHAVLDQKVNELTGRTDKRLDEFRISIAEDAHKSRQAAQEHQHLFSESLGQKLGELTQRNEQRMGEMRVTLESQLKSMQADNAQKLEKMRETVDEKLQGTLEARFNASFGIISERLEAVQRGLGEMQQLASDVGSLQRVLTNVKKRGTFGETQLGALLEDVLTPDQYASNVATLPGSNERVEFAIRMPGQKSEGQIWLPIDAKFPREDYERLVDAQENADPEGAHAAGQALERRIRDEAKKIREKYVGPPHTTDFALLFLPTEGLYAEAIRRPGLFEQVQRDQRVVLVGPTTLLAVLNALQMGFRSLAIEKRSSEVWQTLAAVKNEFGKFATVLEKAHSQLDTVQNSIKSAGVRTRKIEKTLRNVEALSHDSTLNLGLEGPDDSDAAE is encoded by the coding sequence ATGTCGAATGAAATTCTCTTGCTCTGGCTATTACTGGCTGCGGTCCTCGTGGCCGTGGGCTGCCTGATCGTCTTGTTGCTGCGCAAGCCGGATGCGGGGCTCAGTGCCCTACAAAATCAACTTGAATCCGCCCTGCGCGAACAACAACGCGAAGGCCGCGCCGAACTTCGCGATTCGCTCGAAGCCTTGGGACGCGGGCAAACCCAACATCACGCCGTGCTTGATCAAAAGGTCAACGAGCTCACGGGCCGAACCGACAAGCGTCTCGATGAATTCAGGATCTCGATTGCAGAAGACGCGCACAAGTCACGACAGGCTGCGCAAGAACACCAGCATTTGTTTTCAGAAAGCCTCGGGCAAAAACTCGGAGAGCTCACCCAGCGCAATGAACAGCGCATGGGTGAGATGCGCGTCACGCTCGAATCGCAGTTGAAATCCATGCAAGCCGATAACGCGCAAAAGCTCGAGAAAATGCGCGAAACCGTCGATGAAAAACTGCAAGGCACCTTGGAAGCGCGATTCAATGCGTCATTCGGCATCATTTCCGAACGCTTGGAAGCTGTGCAGCGTGGCCTCGGTGAGATGCAGCAGTTGGCATCTGATGTAGGAAGTTTGCAGCGCGTGTTGACCAACGTTAAGAAGCGCGGCACCTTCGGTGAAACGCAGCTGGGCGCGTTGTTGGAAGACGTGCTGACACCGGACCAATACGCATCCAACGTCGCGACCTTGCCGGGTTCGAACGAACGCGTGGAATTTGCAATCCGCATGCCCGGACAAAAGAGCGAAGGTCAAATTTGGTTGCCGATTGATGCCAAATTTCCACGCGAAGATTACGAGCGATTGGTGGATGCGCAAGAGAATGCCGATCCAGAAGGGGCACATGCGGCAGGGCAAGCGCTGGAGCGGCGCATTCGTGATGAAGCCAAGAAGATTCGCGAGAAATATGTCGGTCCGCCACACACCACCGACTTTGCCTTGTTGTTCTTACCGACCGAAGGGCTCTACGCGGAAGCGATTCGCCGACCCGGTTTGTTCGAACAGGTGCAACGTGATCAACGCGTCGTGCTGGTCGGACCCACCACTTTGTTGGCCGTCTTGAATGCCTTGCAAATGGGGTTCCGCTCACTGGCGATCGAGAAGCGCAGCAGCGAAGTGTGGCAAACCCTGGCGGCGGTCAAGAATGAATTCGGCAAGTTTGCCACCGTGCTTGAGAAAGCACATAGCCAGCTCGATACGGTCCAAAACAGCATCAAGAGTGCCGGCGTTCGCACGCGCAAAATCGAGAAGACCTTGCGCAATGTTGAAGCGCTTTCGCACGACAGCACGCTGAATTTGGGGTTAGAGGGTCCGGACGATTCGGACGCCGCAGAATAA
- a CDS encoding VacJ family lipoprotein produces the protein MNLRQLAAYAVLAIAFSGCASQGATQTDAVAGETVVAKARADQAATPAETQVALPEANAQPSALAPEIQTPSSAAAPATSADQAEADFEALYGATGDDNAAGGNAVSQFRDPWEKYNRKVHEFNNVIDRAILRPVAQAYVRVVPKPIRLGISNFFRNLGQPVTMINALLQGKPEVAANAAMRFAVNSTFGLGGLLDPASAIDIPTEQEDFGQTLGKWGWAKSRYVELPLFGPRTVRDIFGMVVDRPLNPTRHFDSESQTGMSVIQVIDIRTQLLSIDSLREGAADDYLLYRDSWMQRRNYQIFGENEAGGEGVPAYLLTAPVPMAPMPNSDEKPKKRSRWKFWQKKSK, from the coding sequence ATGAATCTGCGTCAACTTGCAGCCTACGCTGTTCTCGCCATTGCCTTCAGCGGCTGCGCAAGCCAAGGCGCAACACAGACCGACGCCGTCGCAGGCGAGACCGTCGTTGCCAAGGCGCGCGCGGATCAAGCCGCGACACCCGCTGAAACACAAGTGGCGTTGCCGGAAGCAAACGCACAGCCAAGCGCCCTGGCGCCCGAAATTCAAACACCCTCTTCGGCTGCCGCACCTGCCACGTCGGCAGACCAAGCGGAGGCGGATTTTGAGGCGTTGTATGGCGCGACGGGCGACGACAACGCCGCGGGCGGAAACGCCGTGTCGCAATTTCGTGATCCGTGGGAGAAATACAACCGCAAGGTTCACGAGTTCAATAACGTCATCGACCGCGCCATCTTGCGACCCGTCGCGCAAGCCTATGTGCGTGTCGTGCCCAAGCCCATTCGTTTGGGCATTAGCAACTTCTTTCGCAATCTCGGTCAGCCGGTCACGATGATCAATGCGTTGTTGCAAGGCAAGCCGGAAGTGGCGGCCAACGCGGCCATGCGATTTGCTGTGAACTCGACCTTCGGTTTGGGTGGCCTCCTCGACCCTGCGAGTGCGATTGATATCCCCACTGAGCAGGAAGACTTTGGCCAAACCTTGGGCAAGTGGGGTTGGGCGAAGTCTCGCTACGTTGAACTGCCTTTGTTTGGTCCACGCACCGTGCGCGATATCTTCGGCATGGTGGTCGATCGTCCGCTGAATCCGACGCGTCATTTCGACTCGGAATCGCAAACAGGCATGAGCGTCATTCAAGTGATCGATATTCGTACGCAGTTGTTGTCGATCGACAGCTTGCGCGAAGGGGCAGCAGACGATTACTTGTTGTATCGCGATTCGTGGATGCAGCGCCGGAACTATCAGATCTTCGGTGAGAACGAAGCGGGTGGCGAAGGCGTGCCTGCGTATTTGTTAACGGCACCCGTGCCCATGGCGCCGATGCCGAATTCGGACGAAAAGCCGAAGAAGCGTTCGCGCTGGAAGTTCTGGCAGAAAAAGTCCAAGTAA
- a CDS encoding STAS domain-containing protein, with protein sequence MALLDARATLADGRLALAGALTATHVPALWAQIGRAQYRQLDLAAVSAADSAALAMLSRLQENNPQAEVVGLPTHLDALRQSYRLDSQLRFTA encoded by the coding sequence ATGGCCTTGCTCGACGCGCGCGCGACACTCGCCGACGGCCGCCTCGCACTTGCGGGCGCCTTGACGGCAACACATGTGCCTGCACTTTGGGCGCAAATCGGTCGTGCGCAGTATCGGCAGTTGGATCTTGCGGCAGTCTCGGCCGCCGACAGTGCAGCACTGGCGATGCTGTCGCGCTTGCAGGAAAATAATCCGCAAGCCGAGGTGGTCGGCTTGCCCACGCATTTGGACGCGCTTCGCCAATCCTATCGCTTGGATTCGCAGTTGCGGTTTACAGCCTAA
- a CDS encoding DUF924 family protein, translated as MSTPSSKGADMPNEILDFWFDEIDPKQWFASDPDFDALIRARFLDLMHRAAAGELYAWRDTAAGRLAEIIVLDQFSRNVYRGTAQAFAQDGIALVLAQEAVANGAMQVLEPTQRSFCLLPYMHSESALIHGEAEALYKQFTEGTYFDFELRHKAIIDQFGRYPHRNAVLGRTSTPAELVFLSQPGSAF; from the coding sequence TTGAGCACACCATCTTCGAAGGGCGCTGACATGCCGAATGAGATTCTGGATTTCTGGTTTGACGAGATCGATCCGAAGCAGTGGTTCGCCTCTGATCCTGATTTCGATGCGCTCATTCGTGCGCGCTTTCTTGACCTCATGCACCGCGCTGCCGCTGGGGAGCTCTATGCGTGGCGCGACACCGCCGCCGGACGACTGGCCGAGATCATTGTGCTCGATCAGTTTTCACGCAACGTCTATCGCGGCACCGCGCAGGCCTTTGCGCAAGACGGTATCGCGTTGGTGCTTGCACAGGAAGCGGTTGCGAACGGCGCGATGCAGGTGCTCGAACCGACACAACGCAGTTTCTGCTTGCTGCCGTATATGCACAGCGAATCTGCACTGATCCATGGCGAAGCAGAAGCGCTTTACAAGCAATTCACGGAAGGCACGTACTTCGATTTCGAATTGCGGCATAAAGCGATCATCGATCAGTTTGGCCGCTATCCACACAGAAACGCTGTGCTTGGCCGCACGTCGACACCGGCAGAATTGGTTTTCTTAAGCCAACCCGGTTCGGCGTTTTAA
- a CDS encoding MlaE family lipid ABC transporter permease subunit, producing MTALANGIRDIGRMGVFFFAVLRASVPTPALLRELVREIYKVGARSLPIILVGGAFVGLSVTLLGYRALDTYGASNQVSAMLGLGLYRELAPVLTALLFIGRAGSSIAAELGLMRATDQITALNLMAIDPIAKVVAPRFWAAIVCVPLLVAFFIAAAILAGWFESVHIIGLDDGTFWQVLKDAVDVSHDFWPAFFKASVFGGIAALIAAFVGFYSEPTIEGTSVATTRAVVNASLMVLMFNFVLSALMFR from the coding sequence ATGACGGCTTTGGCGAACGGCATTCGCGACATCGGCCGCATGGGCGTGTTCTTCTTCGCCGTGCTGCGTGCATCGGTACCAACGCCTGCCCTGCTGCGCGAACTTGTGCGCGAGATTTATAAGGTGGGCGCGCGCTCCTTGCCGATCATCTTGGTAGGTGGTGCGTTCGTCGGTCTATCGGTGACGCTGTTGGGTTACCGCGCTTTGGATACCTATGGCGCCAGCAATCAAGTCAGCGCGATGCTGGGCTTGGGTCTGTATCGCGAATTGGCACCTGTGTTGACGGCCTTGTTGTTTATTGGTCGCGCGGGCTCGTCGATTGCCGCCGAACTGGGTCTCATGCGCGCCACCGACCAAATCACGGCCTTGAACTTGATGGCCATTGATCCCATTGCAAAGGTGGTCGCGCCGCGCTTTTGGGCGGCGATTGTGTGCGTGCCTTTGTTGGTTGCGTTCTTTATCGCAGCCGCGATCTTGGCGGGCTGGTTTGAATCGGTGCATATCATTGGTTTGGACGACGGCACGTTCTGGCAGGTCTTGAAGGATGCGGTCGATGTCTCTCACGACTTCTGGCCGGCGTTTTTCAAGGCGTCCGTATTCGGCGGTATCGCTGCATTGATCGCAGCATTCGTCGGTTTCTATTCCGAACCCACCATTGAAGGCACCTCGGTCGCGACTACCCGCGCCGTAGTCAATGCTTCGTTGATGGTGTTGATGTTCAACTTTGTGCTCTCGGCATTGATGTTTCGCTGA
- a CDS encoding TMEM175 family protein: MAIMGKGRLEAFSDGVLAIIITIMVLELKVPHGATSEALMPLLPKFLSYILSFVYVGIYWNNHHHLLQASSKVTGSILWANLHLLFWLSLMPVATGWMGENHAAPLPSAVYGGVLFAAAIAYAILQQRITAAEGNSSALRHALGSDWKGKLSPIVYLAGIGLTWVSPYIAQALYTGVALLWLVPDRRIEHTIFEGR, translated from the coding sequence ATGGCGATCATGGGAAAAGGCCGCTTGGAAGCATTCAGTGATGGCGTGCTGGCCATCATCATCACGATCATGGTGCTCGAGCTCAAGGTGCCCCACGGCGCAACATCCGAGGCGCTGATGCCCCTGCTTCCGAAGTTTCTGAGCTACATCCTGAGCTTCGTATACGTCGGCATCTACTGGAACAATCACCACCACTTGCTGCAGGCAAGCAGCAAAGTCACCGGCAGCATCCTGTGGGCCAATCTGCACCTGCTGTTTTGGTTGTCATTGATGCCGGTCGCCACCGGTTGGATGGGCGAGAACCACGCCGCGCCACTTCCAAGTGCTGTGTATGGTGGCGTGCTGTTTGCAGCTGCCATTGCCTATGCGATCTTGCAACAGCGGATTACGGCTGCGGAAGGCAATAGCTCAGCGCTGCGACACGCCCTGGGTTCTGATTGGAAAGGCAAGCTGTCGCCGATCGTGTATCTGGCAGGGATCGGACTGACATGGGTAAGTCCGTACATTGCGCAAGCGCTCTACACCGGTGTGGCGCTTCTATGGTTGGTGCCTGACCGTCGGATTGAGCACACCATCTTCGAAGGGCGCTGA
- a CDS encoding ABC transporter substrate-binding protein, whose amino-acid sequence MKNLILSVALAASATVLVPSTVSAQTAAVAKLGAPSQMVLSNTTRVLNTLEKRRAEFKKNRSALNSFVFSEFNQIFDRDYAGRLVLGTNGRGASEADVRAFSDALADSLMQRYGGSLLDFNTKLTPRVKSEIPLPRNMGVRVVSELTRSGGAPIPVTYYMHPVGGTWKVFDVMVEGVSIVQTFRGQFDAPLRQKGIKAVTAELRSGTLKASAN is encoded by the coding sequence ATGAAAAACCTGATCTTGTCTGTTGCCCTCGCTGCTTCTGCGACCGTACTGGTCCCTTCGACGGTTTCGGCACAAACCGCTGCAGTTGCAAAGCTCGGCGCGCCCTCGCAAATGGTGTTGAGCAACACCACGCGCGTTTTGAATACGCTTGAAAAGCGTCGTGCGGAGTTCAAGAAGAACCGCAGCGCTTTGAACAGCTTTGTATTCTCCGAGTTCAATCAAATCTTTGACCGCGACTACGCCGGTCGTCTGGTGCTCGGCACGAATGGTCGCGGCGCATCTGAAGCCGATGTTCGCGCCTTCAGCGATGCCTTGGCAGATAGTTTGATGCAGCGCTATGGCGGGTCTTTGCTCGACTTCAACACCAAGCTCACACCGCGCGTGAAGTCAGAAATTCCTTTGCCGCGAAACATGGGCGTGCGCGTTGTCAGCGAGCTGACCCGCTCAGGCGGTGCGCCGATTCCGGTGACCTATTACATGCATCCGGTCGGCGGCACGTGGAAAGTGTTTGATGTGATGGTAGAAGGCGTGTCGATCGTGCAGACCTTCCGTGGTCAGTTCGACGCACCATTGCGTCAAAAGGGCATCAAAGCGGTGACCGCAGAACTGCGTTCGGGCACCTTGAAGGCCAGCGCGAACTAA
- a CDS encoding DUF2239 family protein — MTPYPPTTRCTAFLAHERLAWGELRHVAIKVKQRFPSADHVPELWVFSDQDGTAIELDLRGSVADVTHRYALSGQSAVQLPPAPAAEDAPKRGRGRPKLGVVPREITLLPRHWQWLNAQPGGASVALRKLVEDARKLHEGADRVRQSQERCYRFMSAMAGNLPGFEEATRALFARDFASLESHIAIWPDDLRDHVLMLAGNALHA, encoded by the coding sequence ATGACCCCGTACCCACCTACCACGCGTTGCACCGCTTTTCTCGCCCACGAGCGTTTGGCCTGGGGCGAATTGCGCCATGTCGCGATCAAGGTCAAGCAGCGCTTTCCAAGCGCCGATCACGTGCCCGAGCTATGGGTCTTCAGTGACCAAGATGGCACGGCCATCGAATTGGATCTGCGCGGCAGCGTCGCCGATGTCACCCACCGCTATGCCTTGAGCGGCCAGAGCGCGGTGCAACTGCCGCCAGCACCGGCCGCTGAAGACGCGCCGAAGCGCGGTCGCGGGCGGCCCAAGCTCGGCGTCGTCCCGCGCGAAATCACATTGTTGCCACGCCACTGGCAATGGTTGAACGCGCAACCGGGGGGTGCGTCTGTCGCATTGCGGAAGTTGGTGGAAGACGCGCGCAAGTTACACGAGGGCGCAGATCGTGTTCGACAATCGCAAGAACGCTGCTATCGTTTCATGTCGGCGATGGCCGGCAACCTGCCGGGTTTTGAAGAAGCGACGCGCGCTTTGTTTGCACGCGATTTTGCCAGCCTCGAATCCCACATTGCCATTTGGCCGGACGACCTTCGCGACCACGTATTGATGTTAGCGGGCAACGCCCTCCACGCCTGA
- a CDS encoding class I SAM-dependent rRNA methyltransferase → MNELIQRVRLKNAWNSTHPWIFQRLVEKPAQRPKPGSIVDVEGVDGRYIGQGFYNGHSRIALRILSNSQNEVIDQDWFEAKIKEAVALRRDILKLDSVSNAWRVFHSEGDGISGLVIDRYDDLIVVGFFSAGAWRHREWIFNALRNVFPGCRFHSFADEHVQKQESFDYRDTQGTAPALITEYGIKFQADPAGAHKTGFFADQRDNREWLSHLCAGKRVLDLCCNTGGFGVYAAVRGAEEVVGIDIDPAVLDIARNNARLNGVKPRYVQADIFPWLRDAAQQGEQFDVVILDPAKMTRDREQVISALKKYLDMNKLALGVVKPGGLFATFSCTGLVSEEQFLDMLRRAAFYAGRTVQVLKVSGAGADHPFLAQVQESRYLKAVFCRVLD, encoded by the coding sequence ATGAATGAATTGATCCAAAGAGTGCGCTTGAAGAATGCGTGGAACTCCACCCATCCGTGGATTTTCCAACGCTTGGTCGAAAAGCCGGCCCAGCGCCCCAAGCCCGGCAGCATTGTCGACGTGGAAGGTGTCGATGGCCGTTATATCGGTCAGGGCTTCTACAACGGCCATTCACGCATTGCGCTGCGAATCTTGAGCAACTCGCAAAACGAGGTCATCGACCAAGATTGGTTCGAAGCCAAAATCAAAGAAGCCGTGGCACTGCGTCGTGACATCTTGAAGTTGGATTCGGTCAGCAATGCTTGGCGTGTCTTCCACAGTGAAGGCGATGGCATCAGTGGCTTGGTCATCGATCGTTACGACGACTTGATCGTGGTCGGTTTCTTCAGTGCGGGTGCATGGCGACATCGTGAGTGGATATTCAACGCGTTACGCAATGTGTTCCCCGGCTGTCGCTTCCATAGCTTTGCCGATGAACACGTGCAAAAGCAGGAAAGCTTTGACTATCGCGACACGCAAGGCACGGCGCCCGCACTCATCACCGAATACGGCATCAAGTTTCAAGCCGATCCGGCGGGCGCGCACAAAACAGGTTTCTTTGCCGACCAACGCGACAACCGCGAGTGGTTGTCGCACCTGTGTGCGGGCAAGCGTGTCCTCGATCTCTGCTGCAACACCGGGGGCTTTGGTGTGTACGCGGCCGTGCGTGGTGCTGAAGAAGTCGTGGGTATCGATATCGATCCGGCGGTGCTCGACATCGCGCGCAACAACGCGCGATTGAACGGCGTGAAGCCACGCTATGTACAAGCGGACATCTTCCCGTGGTTGCGCGACGCGGCACAACAAGGCGAACAGTTTGATGTGGTGATCTTGGATCCCGCAAAGATGACCCGCGACCGTGAGCAAGTGATTAGTGCGCTTAAGAAGTATTTGGATATGAACAAGCTCGCGCTTGGCGTGGTCAAGCCGGGTGGTTTGTTCGCGACCTTCTCCTGCACCGGTTTGGTCAGTGAAGAACAGTTCTTGGATATGCTCCGCCGCGCTGCGTTTTACGCAGGACGCACCGTGCAAGTGTTGAAGGTGTCCGGCGCCGGCGCCGACCATCCCTTCCTCGCGCAGGTGCAAGAATCACGCTATCTGAAAGCGGTGTTCTGCCGCGTATTGGACTGA
- a CDS encoding outer membrane beta-barrel protein: MKNKKTLAFTSLAAAALALVSTGAFAQDAGKKGAFIRGEVGKTEINNGTAGVPDSKDTSVNVRGGYYFTPNVAVEGFYGRYYDKDTTLPAGAGSVNQRVTGYGVGVVGKMRFSQDQAATTGWYGQARGGVMRADSKVETNLLANSTNIVTTDKGTVTPYAGLGVGYDFTPNVGVGLNYDYFRGRNNDAVTGAKNRYNSNTLSVGGEYRF, from the coding sequence ATGAAGAATAAAAAGACACTCGCATTCACTTCTTTGGCCGCAGCTGCTTTGGCCCTCGTGTCCACAGGCGCATTTGCCCAGGACGCCGGTAAGAAAGGCGCCTTCATCCGTGGTGAAGTCGGCAAAACCGAAATCAACAACGGCACCGCCGGTGTACCGGATTCGAAAGACACCTCTGTGAACGTGCGCGGTGGCTACTACTTCACGCCGAACGTGGCAGTTGAAGGCTTCTACGGTCGCTATTACGACAAGGACACCACCCTGCCTGCGGGCGCCGGTTCGGTGAACCAACGCGTCACCGGTTACGGTGTGGGCGTGGTCGGCAAGATGCGCTTTAGCCAAGACCAGGCCGCAACCACCGGTTGGTACGGTCAAGCACGCGGTGGCGTGATGCGCGCTGACAGCAAGGTTGAAACCAACCTGCTTGCGAACTCGACCAATATCGTCACTACCGACAAGGGCACGGTGACGCCGTATGCCGGTTTGGGTGTCGGCTATGACTTCACCCCGAATGTGGGCGTTGGCTTGAACTACGACTACTTCCGCGGCCGCAACAATGACGCCGTGACCGGTGCGAAGAACCGTTACAACAGCAACACCTTGAGTGTTGGCGGCGAATACCGCTTCTAA
- a CDS encoding VIT family protein produces the protein MGKLAKAHHETHRIDRIGWLRAAVLGANDGLISTSSLLVGVASANAQPATLMMTGLAALVAGALSMAAGEYVSVSSQADTEAADIAKEERELVEMPDAELKELIHIYQRRGLSKALATEVAEAMTQHDALGAHLRDELGIHEVNVAKPVQAALSSAAAFAVGALPPLGLVWWMQGPQLSISLIAMTLVLLAVLGAVAGRLGGASIAKGAARVMVWGSLAMAATWAIGRAFGVAAG, from the coding sequence CTGGGGAAGCTGGCAAAAGCCCATCACGAAACGCATCGCATCGATCGCATCGGCTGGTTGCGTGCGGCCGTATTGGGCGCGAATGACGGATTGATCTCCACGAGTTCGTTGTTGGTCGGTGTGGCTTCGGCGAATGCGCAGCCCGCGACGCTCATGATGACCGGTCTCGCCGCACTCGTTGCGGGCGCACTGTCTATGGCGGCGGGCGAATATGTGTCTGTCAGTTCGCAAGCAGACACGGAAGCTGCGGATATCGCGAAAGAAGAGCGCGAATTGGTTGAAATGCCAGACGCAGAACTCAAGGAGTTGATTCACATCTATCAACGCCGGGGTCTGAGCAAGGCGCTTGCAACAGAAGTTGCAGAAGCCATGACCCAACACGATGCATTAGGCGCGCACTTGCGTGATGAGCTGGGCATCCATGAAGTCAATGTTGCAAAGCCGGTTCAAGCCGCTTTGTCATCCGCTGCCGCATTTGCTGTCGGCGCGCTGCCGCCTTTGGGATTGGTGTGGTGGATGCAGGGCCCGCAGCTCTCCATCAGTTTGATTGCCATGACGCTGGTGCTGTTGGCGGTGCTCGGTGCAGTGGCTGGCCGTCTCGGTGGTGCGTCGATCGCCAAAGGCGCTGCGCGCGTGATGGTTTGGGGTTCTCTCGCCATGGCGGCGACGTGGGCGATCGGTCGCGCCTTTGGTGTCGCAGCAGGTTAA
- the mlaD gene encoding outer membrane lipid asymmetry maintenance protein MlaD: MSLRAPRTEFAVGLFLLLALATVLVLAMASTNGKFGFGQSSGYPLKARFTGIGQLRDNAPVRIGGVTVGRVSSIQLDPQRFDAVVTLQMQPEYKDLPGDTTAGIFTSGLLGEAYIGLQPGGDPTPLKPGDEIVMTQSAVDLLQLASKYMFSSNAPKSDADATESADGSASAPSDGNEK; encoded by the coding sequence ATGAGTTTGCGCGCCCCACGTACAGAATTCGCAGTTGGTCTTTTCCTGCTGCTCGCATTGGCCACCGTGTTGGTTTTGGCCATGGCCTCGACCAATGGCAAGTTCGGTTTCGGACAGTCATCCGGCTATCCGCTGAAAGCCCGTTTCACGGGCATCGGCCAGTTGCGTGACAACGCACCCGTACGCATCGGTGGCGTTACCGTCGGCCGGGTGTCTAGCATCCAGCTCGACCCACAGCGTTTTGACGCGGTGGTGACCTTGCAAATGCAGCCCGAATACAAAGACTTGCCGGGTGACACAACGGCCGGAATATTCACCAGCGGTTTGTTGGGCGAGGCTTACATTGGTTTGCAACCGGGCGGTGACCCCACCCCCTTGAAGCCTGGCGATGAAATCGTCATGACCCAATCTGCCGTTGATTTGCTGCAGCTTGCCAGCAAATACATGTTTAGCAGCAATGCACCGAAATCTGATGCCGACGCGACGGAATCTGCCGACGGCAGTGCATCTGCACCTTCTGATGGAAACGAAAAATGA